From the genome of Geobacter sp. SVR, one region includes:
- a CDS encoding DUF1059 domain-containing protein: protein MTVLSGEARKSIDCRLYPSENNCSLKISGTEQEVLEAAAYHAVSVHSHQDTPQLRQQIRELLQDEHE from the coding sequence ATGACCGTTCTATCGGGCGAAGCACGCAAATCGATCGATTGCCGGCTCTATCCCAGCGAGAACAACTGCTCCCTCAAGATTTCCGGCACCGAACAGGAGGTGCTGGAGGCCGCCGCGTACCATGCCGTGTCAGTACATAGCCATCAGGACACGCCCCAGCTTCGCCAGCAGATCCGGGAACTGCTGCAGGACGAGCATGAGTGA
- a CDS encoding UdgX family uracil-DNA binding protein (This protein belongs to the uracil DNA glycosylase superfamily, members of which act in excision repair of DNA. However, it belongs more specifically to UdgX branch, whose founding member was found to bind uracil in DNA (where it does not belong), without cleaving it, appears to promote DNA repair by a pathway involving RecA, rather than base excision.), producing the protein MRRENTAAPLIPGRCTLPELKRAAAACRACPLWERGIQTVFGEGSLDSRLILVGEQPGDYEDRQGLPFVGPAGRVLDQALAQAGIDRSAAYVTNVVKHFKWVSQGRRRLHTKPNAREIGACMPWLDAEIELIRPRVLVALGSTAAQALFGKQVLVTRDHGRPLPSDRAPYAIATSHPSAILRTETDEQRQQAMEGLVEDLRIVADLVRKP; encoded by the coding sequence ATGCGCAGAGAGAATACCGCCGCTCCCCTGATTCCCGGGCGGTGCACGCTGCCCGAGCTGAAACGGGCGGCAGCCGCATGCCGCGCCTGTCCGCTCTGGGAACGGGGCATCCAGACCGTCTTCGGCGAAGGAAGTCTCGATTCGCGGCTGATCCTGGTGGGGGAGCAGCCGGGGGATTACGAGGACCGTCAGGGGCTGCCGTTCGTCGGCCCGGCCGGACGGGTACTGGACCAAGCGCTGGCACAGGCCGGCATCGACCGCTCCGCGGCCTATGTCACCAACGTGGTCAAGCACTTCAAGTGGGTCTCACAGGGCAGGCGGCGCCTGCACACCAAGCCGAACGCACGGGAGATCGGCGCCTGTATGCCGTGGCTGGACGCCGAGATCGAACTGATCCGCCCGCGGGTGCTGGTGGCTCTGGGCAGTACCGCTGCTCAGGCGCTGTTCGGCAAACAGGTGCTGGTGACCCGGGACCACGGGCGCCCGTTGCCCAGCGACCGCGCCCCCTATGCCATCGCGACCAGCCATCCCTCGGCCATTCTCCGGACCGAAACTGACGAACAGCGGCAGCAGGCCATGGAGGGCCTGGTGGAGGATCTGCGGATAGTGGCGGATCTTGTGCGAAAGCCATGA